The Arachis ipaensis cultivar K30076 chromosome B07, Araip1.1, whole genome shotgun sequence genomic interval TATAATAGTTAAAAGTGCCAGGTGTCAATTAAACATGACACATCAGCGCTTCGGTGCCGGAGATTGACAAAATGATCAACTTGAGCCCCGCGTTAAAATTTCAGGGTGTAATTTGTGTCAATTAAAAATTTGATGACTAAATTGTATCGAGAGTCTAATTTCAGAGACCATTTTAAGTATTAACCGTACTTTTATCACATAAAACTCATTTTTTTATGGGTATAAGTTAATTTCGTTCTTTTATAGATAATTTTgtcaattttctaaatttttgtaGATAAAAATGGTAAGATTTTTCAAATATtgcatttattaaaaaaatttaaaaaatatttattctaattgaataaataaataatttttgagaAAACAATTATTTTTCATCATGNNNNNNNNNNNNNNNNNNNNNNNNNNNNNNNNNNNNNNNNNNNNNNNNNNNNNNNNNNNNNNNNNNNNNNNNNNNNNNNNNNNNNNNNNNNNNNNNNNTGTTCAGAATGctaataaatttataaaagaaaTTGACTTTTTATACTCACTAAAAAATAACTTCGGTtgataaaattattcaaattctAAAAGATTATACAAAACTTTTAAATTATCCCTCTTAACTTTTGCATCCCCAATTTTCAAACCCCTACCACCACCTCAACCCTCAACCTTTTACTATCATCCAAATCTGTCTTCTTCTAACTCCCGTTCCCAACCACCGTCACCACCATCTTCACTACTGTTGCCTCCTTCTCTTTACTACTGCCACCATCACACTCTCCTGCATTATTTGGGCCACATCCAGGTGCAGCGCTGCTAGTGAATTATATTTCTCTATAGCTCACTGTTTATTGAATTGCCTTCTAGGTAATTGTAAGCAATTGTGAATAAATTAATGAAAATAGAGCTTCCTGTATTTTGTATTTTCCTCTTGTCCTATTGTAATTTGTATATAACGTACGTTTCCACATCTCTTCCTCCAGGGAAATAAATATTGCTATTTTTCTGGCTGAGATACCTGCCCCAAGCTATTACTCTTCCACTCCATTAGGCAAGCACTCACCAACTGTTGGTGGAGGCTCATCGCAATGCCAACGTTCATAATCTGAGAAGAGAGGATCAGAGAGGATTTTGGAGTATGATGGTGGTGGTGACGGTAGCAATGATGGCGACGGTGGTGGTGGTGATAGATGGGGATGAAAGTTGGATGATAAACAATTTGGGTAATGGTGGCAAAAGGTCGGACATTGTAGTGAAGAGTTGAGAATTAGAAATGTGATAAGTTAGATGAGGAAGAATAGTTTAGAAATTTTGAATAATCTTTTAAGATTTAGATAACTTTGTTGACCAAAATCTATTTTAGGGTTATAAAgttaattttgttttttgtttttttaaagtaGATTTATAAGTATATTTGTCAATATTCTGAATATTTGTGAATAAAAATAGTTgtttttttataaaattggataaatgGGGCTGATTTTTTTTAGTATgaaaaaaatattggtgtttttgttaaaaatggGATTATTTGGTGTAATTACAGGTAGGTGGATTTTGCATAGGAAGTCAACACCTGGGGGCATGTTGCAACACGTAGAGGGCGTGTTGGACAGGTGGCAACATCTTGACCAACACGTGGAAGGTGTGTTGGACATGTGGCAACATCTTGACCAATACGTGGGGACCGTGTTGAATGACTTCCACAATACTGTAATAcacttcaaatatcaatattTAACCAAAACACCATCTCTATTTCCATATCAAAAATAATTAAGTGAATACCCCATCCGGCCCctaacaattatctcgaaaggacaacgagatccccaagaaaaaaaaaacacccaatccggTCCCTGATCTTTTatttttgggactgattagcccctgtgccaaaaaaaacaacattgacttttttttggcacagaagcctcgttgtcctttcgaggtaattgtcaggagTCGAATTAGGATTTTTTTGTCAAGGGCCTCGTTGTCTTTTAAGGTAATTGTCAGAGCtgttttggatttttctcaaaataattTCCGGATAAATGGATAACGTGATTCATGagtagatttttttaattttggtaaCCATCGTTGACTACTAGTCGCTACCTAATTTTTTTCCCCTCCCTGTTTTGGGGTCATGTCCTTACCTCTAAATTCAATAAATACCGAGTCACAATTAACACAAAACTAACAATATCAATAAATTCATGCAGGTCCAAAAATCAATTACGCTAACTAACCTTGCACTCCTAGGATAGGGACATTTTTCTCCCAACAACCATCATCAacactccttttctttttcttgaccCAGAAAGGGTTTAAAAAAAAGACCACTATTTTCACGAGATTATTACATAAGTATTGTTTCTAAATGCCAGTAGTCTCACCGCAGATGGCATATGAACACCTAATTTATTAGACTCCTATTCCCTATAGTTAATAAAAAAGTATCAAATTGCTGCAGAAATGTTAAACAAGAAACATTCAAAAGGATTAAAAAGATCAATAGTATGTATACCTGAAACCTTGTTGGCTCTGTACCGGAATCACTGGCATGGCATGAAGTGAAGACAACAGGCCAATTTATAAGTGCAGACTACAGACAATTAATAATATAGAGAGATAGAGATGAAGAGACGACACCCTCAAGGCCTCAACAGATAATCCAATTGTAATCCGTAACTAAGCACGGTTAAAAGGTATTACTACTTAGTATTTACCAGCTAGATGGCAGTTACACAGACATAACTGCTATCCAATCTCAACTTTAGCTGTTAAGTTTCTTTTCCTTAGTTTTCTACTTGCCAAAATATGACCTCAGTTTTTAACATagagatagaattagtggaatttgttGGAATTATATTCAAAGATGAAACTGCATTACAATTACAACTAACTGGGCAGGGTTTAATCATCAGACTAAGCAGGCAATACAAGGGTACTGCCACCCAAAATATGCAAGTAAAAAGCAAGGAACAATGTAAACATAACTGATGACTTAGCTCCAACATATCTAACAACTTCAGACCCTTTGTGCACAGCTTCATCATGGACGTTCTTGAGACTTCTGTTCAATGCATCTGATATTCTCCATAAGAACAACGCCACAAATGATCTCAATGCTTCCATTGTCACCTTCCCCGTCACATCAAGAACAAATCTCCGGTTGGCCGGAACCGCCATCGTCGATTTGATCTGGCCAAGCAATCCTGCATCCTGAACACCACCACCAACCAAGCCTCCAACTTTGAAATGCTGAACAACTTCTCCAATTGGCTCAACGCACCCATTTCCAGTTACAATTGAACCACTAAGAACAAGAGAATTCACATTTGAACCTGAACTCGAGCTCGCACtcaaatttgatttttgagtTCTCGAATTCGTCAAGACTTGGTGAGATGTTCTAACCAAAGTTTCCACGGCACCATTGCACACAGAAACCAGAATCCCCTTAACTTGTTCCTGGTGTTTTGGATTGGTCATTCCAGCAAACATCTCATCGAAGTTATTAACATCCATTGTTTTGTCGAGAAAAACTGCAACGGCGGTGCTCACAAACACTTGTACAACGTCCCCTATAACCTTCCCACACCTCTCATCACTAATCACATTCAACCAAGCAGGCGAATCCGAAGACGCAACACCAAATTCAGCACTCTGAAGACCCAAAACCAAATTCCTCGCAAAGCTTCCAACTACCACCGAGGCAAAACCGGTTCCAGCCTTCGAGAAAAGCTTCTCCAACACCCTATCGGTGGCGCTATTAGGGTTTGTGATGAATTCGGGACTCTTATCGTTGCTCTGTTGGGTTTTAAGACCTAGCAAAAGTCCAATCGTTACGGCCTCGGAAACCTTATTGACCGAGGCGGAGCATTCCTTGGATGTGACAATTTTGGATAACTGCTTCAAGCTGTTGGGGATCTCGTCGGAATCAGAATTCAGGAATCGGTTGAGGTCCTTGGACACGGTGGCAATGGTTTCTGAGGATTCCGCAACCAATTCGGAAAGGGAAACGAAGGCTTTCACGAGCTTCATAAGGCGCTCTCTCTTGCGAGCCACGGAGGGAGAGTGGTAAGCCTTGTATGCGCCATAGCCAGAAGCTCCGAAGAGAGCAACGAGGAGAAGCCACTTCTTGTTCCTTCGAGAGAAATCCAAACCCTTCTTGATAAGTTGACCTTCCATAGGTAAGATCAACAAACCCTAGAGTTTACCAATCAGGAACCCTAGGAGCGCGAAATTGAAAATCTAGGGTTTCAGAATTTGGCAATATGGTTGGATGGTTAATTGAAACGGGGAGGGGAAATGAATGCAGAGGATTGAATTTGAAGACGAAGAGAGACGAATTGGGGGGAAATAAATGCAGTTAGGTGAATTTGTTGTTGGAGGGAAATAGATTGAATACGTCTTTTGTTGTAATTGGGAAATTAAGAGAGAGGAAAAGAAGGTAGTTGTTCGTTCCTCTCTATTTTCCAAGGTACGAATTTTCCAAGATGGTGATGGTTTTAACGAACTTTGTGTGAAGTGGATTTTGGAGGCAGTGAATTAAGGAGAGTGAATGGCAATGTTGAAGAAAAAACCAGCAAGTTTCGGTCAAGACCAAAGGCCAGAGTACCCGCCAAATAAGGGCTTCTTTGCTTTGTTTTGCTAAGTGTCAAGTTATCAACTATGCAAGTCTGGTCAATCCCCGCACCACAAGGAAACAATCATACAAAGCAGAGCACAACATAATAACACAGAGAACATGACTTTTTAGTCTTAAATGGTTATAAATATATgagtaaagtattaaattagtttttaatgtttgggcgtaattctattTAGGTCTTTCAGGTGTAAAATgttttatttgaatccaaaaaaattttatttagcttcaatttagtcCTACCGTAaggtcaaagataaataattaacgaaatatcATACAGTATAAGAACAAGGTCAATAATTTGGAGAATAAGTACAAGTTCTAGCGGCAtaaaatcaaccgtggatgcatcaatatatgtatttaacatttttttagttttatagaaaatatttcattttaattataagaaaaataataaataaatgtattgatttATCCACGTTGATTTTATGCCTTTGGAACTTGTACTTATTCTTTAGATTATCGACCTTATTCTTATACTGCTGTCATATAGGAAATTTCGctaattatttatctttgacctccggtgggactaaattgaagttaaatgaaacttttttggattcaaataggacaccttaaaccttaaggaccaaaatagaAATACGCCCAAAtgtaggggaccaatttagtactttgcCCTAAATATATTTGTTATTAGGAGTGTTcgtggtgcggtttggttcgattttttaatgaaaaattatCCGATTCAATGTTATATTAATAGTGTGATTCGATTTAgttcgattttttttttattaagccTATCCGAATCAAACCGAATTTAACCAAACTAATTAAATTCGGTTTGATTCGGTTCAGTTTGttcattttttaaattgttttgaaAACCTTTCCTATTCTAATCATCAAATCATATTTAGGGTACTAAAATAATTAACAATTTCGCAAAATCAGGAGATGCAGATGGAACAATGATCAACTTATAAATCACTAACAAATTAGCAGAAGCACAACAAATTAAAATCATTAacaattttgttacaaaaacagCAGAAACAGATAGAACAATAATCAACCTGCACTGAATCAAGAAAATCAAGAAATATAACCAAATTAATTccaaaaattttgcaaaaatgGTGCACCAATTCCAAACTAAATCAAGAAATAGAACCAAACTAAGTAAAAAATACAACCACACTAATTTCAAAAATGTTCATGTGGTGCACCAATTTCACAAATTCTTCCTCTTTCaccttcccttttttttttgaagtaaagGAACTCAACACAACAAGGTGGAGCAACAAAAGAGCTAAgaactaaataataataataaataatccatagtcatctccggcattgccatcaacaaccattTGGATCAACTCTACTCTAATCCTTACAACTCGTAAGCGACCTATTAATAATTTCCGCAATTCCTACTT includes:
- the LOC107606351 gene encoding protein PHLOEM PROTEIN 2-LIKE A10 yields the protein MEGQLIKKGLDFSRRNKKWLLLVALFGASGYGAYKAYHSPSVARKRERLMKLVKAFVSLSELVAESSETIATVSKDLNRFLNSDSDEIPNSLKQLSKIVTSKECSASVNKVSEAVTIGLLLGLKTQQSNDKSPEFITNPNSATDRVLEKLFSKAGTGFASVVVGSFARNLVLGLQSAEFGVASSDSPAWLNVISDERCGKVIGDVVQVFVSTAVAVFLDKTMDVNNFDEMFAGMTNPKHQEQVKGILVSVCNGAVETLVRTSHQVLTNSRTQKSNLSASSSSGSNVNSLVLSGSIVTGNGCVEPIGEVVQHFKVGGLVGGGVQDAGLLGQIKSTMAVPANRRFVLDVTGKVTMEALRSFVALFLWRISDALNRSLKNVHDEAVHKGSEVVRYVGAKSSVMFTLFLAFYLHILGGSTLVLPA